One part of the Gallaecimonas pentaromativorans genome encodes these proteins:
- the deoC gene encoding deoxyribose-phosphate aldolase, which produces MTDLQTAARQALGLMDLTTLNDNDTDAKVVALCHDAVTPVGNTAAICIYPRFIPVARKTLRELGVEGKVKIATVTNFPHGGDDIAIAVSETRAAVAYGADEVDVVFPYRALMAGNEQVGFELVKACKEACGEVLLKVIIESGELKEPALIRKASDIAIAAGADFIKTSTGKVAVNATLEASEIMLTAIKESGKDISFKPAGGVRTAEDAAQYLELAERIMGPGWLSPAHFRFGASSLLGSLLGTLGVSTQEQQEGY; this is translated from the coding sequence ATGACTGACCTGCAAACCGCTGCCCGCCAGGCCCTTGGCCTGATGGATCTCACCACCCTCAACGACAACGACACCGACGCCAAAGTGGTGGCCCTGTGCCACGACGCCGTCACCCCTGTGGGTAACACCGCGGCCATTTGTATCTACCCGCGTTTTATCCCGGTGGCGCGCAAGACCCTGCGCGAACTGGGGGTGGAAGGCAAAGTGAAGATCGCCACCGTTACCAATTTCCCTCACGGCGGCGACGACATCGCCATTGCCGTCAGTGAAACCCGCGCCGCCGTGGCCTACGGCGCCGACGAAGTGGATGTGGTCTTTCCCTACCGCGCCCTGATGGCCGGTAACGAGCAAGTGGGTTTTGAGCTGGTTAAGGCCTGCAAAGAAGCCTGCGGCGAAGTACTGCTCAAAGTCATCATCGAAAGCGGCGAGCTTAAAGAGCCGGCCCTTATCCGCAAGGCCTCCGATATCGCCATTGCCGCCGGCGCCGACTTCATCAAGACCTCCACCGGCAAAGTGGCCGTTAACGCCACCTTGGAAGCAAGCGAAATCATGCTCACCGCCATCAAAGAAAGCGGCAAAGACATCAGCTTCAAGCCTGCCGGTGGCGTGCGCACCGCCGAAGACGCCGCCCAATACCTCGAGCTTGCTGAGCGCATCATGGGCCCGGGCTGGCTGAGCCCGGCGCATTTTCGCTTCGGCGCCTCCAGTCTCTTGGGGAGCCTGCTCGGCACCCTGGGTGTGTCTACCCAGGAGCAGCAAGAGGGCTACTGA
- a CDS encoding phosphopentomutase translates to MKRAIVLVLDSFGIGATSDAGRFGDEGADTLGAIARYRAAAGKPLQLPNLARLGLFHAHSESAGSVAAGVSLPVEVTGAFGYAEELSSGKDTPSGHWEIAGVPVLFEWGYFLDKENSFPQALLDELVAGAALPGYLGNCHASGTTILEKLGQQHIDSGKPIFYTSADSVFQIAAHEQHFGLERLYALCELARARLAPYNIGRVIARPFVGSLETGFERTGKRRDYAVEPPSPTVLNKLLDAGGEVVSVGKIADIYANSGISRKVKATGIDALFDATLAEVARAGDNSLVFTNFVDFDSSYGHRRDIAGYADALEAFDARLPELQAQLGGDDLLVLTADHGCDPSWPGSDHTREHIPVLASGAGLVPGSLGKRHSFADIGQSLAAYFGLPAMDFGQSFIATRNAFER, encoded by the coding sequence ATGAAAAGGGCCATCGTTTTGGTGCTGGATTCCTTTGGCATCGGCGCTACCTCGGATGCCGGGCGCTTTGGCGACGAGGGCGCCGATACCCTGGGCGCCATCGCCCGTTACCGGGCCGCAGCGGGTAAGCCGCTGCAGCTACCCAACCTTGCGCGCCTGGGGCTTTTTCACGCCCATAGCGAAAGCGCCGGCAGCGTGGCGGCCGGGGTCAGCCTGCCTGTTGAGGTAACAGGCGCTTTTGGTTATGCCGAGGAGCTGTCGTCCGGTAAGGACACCCCCTCAGGGCATTGGGAAATCGCCGGGGTGCCGGTGCTCTTTGAGTGGGGCTATTTTCTCGATAAGGAAAACAGCTTTCCCCAAGCGCTGTTGGACGAACTGGTGGCAGGAGCGGCGCTGCCCGGCTACCTTGGCAACTGCCACGCCTCGGGTACCACCATCTTGGAAAAGCTCGGCCAGCAGCACATCGACAGCGGCAAACCTATCTTCTACACCTCGGCCGATTCGGTGTTCCAGATAGCCGCTCACGAACAGCATTTTGGCCTTGAGCGTCTTTATGCCCTTTGTGAGTTGGCGAGAGCGCGCCTGGCGCCCTACAATATCGGCCGCGTCATTGCCCGGCCCTTTGTGGGCTCGCTTGAAACCGGCTTTGAACGCACCGGCAAGCGCCGCGACTACGCCGTCGAGCCCCCCAGCCCCACAGTGCTGAACAAGCTGCTGGACGCCGGTGGCGAGGTGGTGTCGGTGGGCAAAATAGCGGATATCTATGCCAACAGCGGTATCAGCCGCAAGGTTAAGGCTACCGGCATCGATGCGCTGTTTGATGCCACCCTGGCCGAAGTGGCGCGGGCCGGTGACAACAGCCTGGTGTTTACCAACTTTGTGGATTTTGACTCCAGCTACGGCCACCGGCGCGACATTGCCGGTTATGCCGATGCCCTGGAGGCCTTTGATGCCAGGCTGCCCGAATTACAGGCCCAGCTCGGTGGTGACGATTTGTTAGTGTTAACCGCCGATCACGGCTGCGACCCAAGCTGGCCCGGTTCGGACCACACCCGGGAGCATATCCCGGTGCTGGCCAGCGGCGCTGGCCTGGTGCCGGGCAGCCTGGGTAAAAGACACAGCTTTGCCGATATCGGACAGTCCCTGGCGGCTTATTTTGGCTTGCCGGCCATGGACTTTGGGCAAAGCTTTATCGCAACAAGAAACGCTTTTGAGAGATAA
- the serB gene encoding phosphoserine phosphatase SerB, with product MTQQVIFHVPSDISLTLAMQALPLAERRLLPAEQGPAFVGSNALTRTAWPLTKASPVLRQAKVPFRCHAPGITLDKLTELLAGWAWSELGWRQADTFDIWFESAPDKAQYLERAEHLGLELMPGPFPSLAEPGLLIMDMDSTAIEGECIDDIAELAGCGQAVAEVTARAMRGELDFAQSLTERVAKLAATPTEVLEKVAENIRYTPGIEGLVKRLQEAGWQTALVSGGFTFFAHRVQEHLGLDWAEANVLEIVDGKLSGKVLGTIVDAAFKKTMLMRLRDQAGLPPGQVIALGDGANDLLMLGAAGLGVAYHGKPKVRQQAGGAIVSLDMQALQAMLEPVSG from the coding sequence TTGACTCAGCAGGTAATTTTTCACGTCCCCAGCGATATTTCCCTGACTCTTGCCATGCAGGCCCTGCCCCTCGCCGAGCGGCGCTTGCTGCCGGCCGAGCAGGGCCCGGCTTTTGTCGGCTCCAATGCCCTGACCCGCACCGCCTGGCCCCTGACCAAGGCAAGCCCGGTGCTGCGCCAAGCCAAGGTGCCCTTTCGTTGCCATGCGCCCGGCATCACCCTTGATAAGCTCACCGAGCTGCTGGCTGGCTGGGCCTGGAGTGAGCTTGGCTGGCGCCAGGCCGACACCTTCGACATCTGGTTTGAAAGCGCGCCGGATAAAGCCCAGTACCTGGAGCGGGCCGAGCACCTGGGCCTGGAACTGATGCCGGGGCCTTTTCCGTCGTTGGCCGAGCCTGGGCTGTTGATCATGGACATGGACTCCACCGCCATCGAAGGCGAGTGCATCGACGATATCGCCGAGCTGGCCGGTTGCGGCCAGGCGGTGGCAGAGGTCACTGCCAGAGCCATGCGCGGCGAGCTGGATTTTGCCCAGAGCCTCACCGAGCGGGTGGCCAAACTGGCGGCGACCCCCACCGAGGTGCTGGAAAAAGTGGCCGAGAACATCCGCTACACCCCCGGTATCGAAGGGCTGGTTAAACGGCTGCAAGAGGCCGGTTGGCAAACTGCCCTGGTCTCCGGCGGCTTTACCTTCTTTGCCCACCGGGTGCAGGAGCACCTGGGGCTCGATTGGGCCGAAGCCAACGTGCTGGAGATTGTTGACGGCAAGCTCTCTGGCAAGGTGCTGGGCACCATTGTCGATGCCGCCTTTAAAAAGACGATGCTGATGCGGCTGCGGGACCAGGCCGGTTTGCCGCCGGGGCAGGTGATTGCCCTGGGGGATGGCGCCAACGATCTGCTGATGCTGGGAGCAGCCGGGCTTGGGGTGGCCTACCACGGCAAACCCAAGGTGCGCCAGCAAGCAGGAGGCGCCATCGTTAGCCTGGACATGCAGGCGCTGCAGGCGATGCTGGAACCGGTCAGTGGCTGA
- a CDS encoding alpha/beta fold hydrolase produces MAESLFVESADAKLHLRCFGPEQGSPVLLLHGAISNGRVFYSDSGKGLAPFLGEQGFRAYVLDLRGRGQSEPVIVAGASHGQLEAIRDDLPAVQRFIQGRHPSQQVHWLAHSWGGVLMASTLARFPALAETVASLVFFGSKRSIHSWSFERLLKVELVWNRLGPRWVAKHGYLPARAKKIGADDETASSLADSIAWVKKGPWRDPQDGFDYGEAAATVCWPRLWLLAGKGDKALGNPADVARFQAEMGAPGELTLLAKSTGFRRDYNHLDMLVGHDAATELFPLVSAWLSGQPSAR; encoded by the coding sequence GTGGCTGAGTCGCTCTTTGTTGAAAGCGCCGACGCCAAGTTGCACTTGCGCTGCTTTGGCCCAGAGCAAGGCTCGCCGGTGCTGCTACTTCATGGCGCCATCAGCAATGGCCGGGTGTTTTATTCAGACTCCGGCAAGGGCCTGGCGCCATTTTTGGGCGAGCAGGGCTTTCGCGCCTACGTGCTGGACCTTCGTGGCCGCGGCCAGAGCGAGCCTGTCATTGTCGCCGGCGCCAGCCATGGCCAGTTGGAAGCCATCCGCGACGACCTGCCCGCAGTGCAGCGTTTTATTCAAGGGCGCCACCCGAGCCAGCAAGTGCATTGGTTGGCCCATTCCTGGGGCGGGGTACTGATGGCCTCCACCCTGGCGCGCTTTCCCGCCCTTGCCGAGACGGTGGCCAGCCTGGTGTTTTTCGGCAGCAAACGCAGCATCCACAGCTGGAGCTTCGAGCGGCTACTCAAGGTAGAGCTGGTATGGAATCGCCTCGGGCCGCGCTGGGTGGCCAAGCACGGTTACCTGCCAGCCAGGGCCAAGAAAATCGGCGCCGATGATGAAACGGCGTCATCCCTGGCCGATTCTATCGCCTGGGTGAAAAAGGGCCCCTGGCGGGACCCGCAAGACGGGTTTGACTATGGCGAAGCTGCCGCCACGGTTTGCTGGCCAAGGCTTTGGCTGTTGGCCGGTAAAGGTGACAAGGCCCTTGGCAACCCCGCCGATGTGGCCCGCTTTCAGGCCGAAATGGGAGCGCCAGGGGAGCTGACGCTGCTGGCCAAAAGCACCGGCTTTCGCCGCGACTACAACCACCTCGACATGCTGGTGGGCCATGACGCGGCCACCGAGCTGTTCCCGCTGGTCAGTGCCTGGCTCAGTGGCCAGCCATCAGCTCGCTAA
- a CDS encoding AhpA/YtjB family protein, translating into MKKATPTFPGRRRRWLRLTALTLALALLGALLWRWQTLAQAGLEVERQQIGVMARALTSQAAYAAGQLMSQGEDAALGGLTDRLAKEPQLLDAAIYDATGTVLARSGSDKTVLGILQQADEHHLIPYVSEIRSDNQVLGYLRITLSEDQVVHNARTYRHQVAKSLKVMLLMAIFMGLLLAFVVRR; encoded by the coding sequence ATGAAAAAGGCAACACCCACTTTCCCTGGCCGGCGCCGTCGTTGGCTGCGCCTGACCGCGCTAACCCTGGCCCTGGCTCTGCTGGGCGCCCTGCTTTGGCGCTGGCAAACCCTGGCTCAGGCCGGTCTTGAGGTTGAGCGCCAACAGATAGGCGTGATGGCAAGGGCCCTGACCTCCCAGGCCGCCTATGCCGCCGGCCAACTGATGAGCCAGGGGGAAGACGCCGCCCTTGGCGGCTTGACCGACCGCCTGGCAAAAGAGCCGCAGCTGCTGGACGCCGCCATTTATGACGCCACCGGCACCGTGCTGGCCCGAAGCGGCAGCGACAAAACCGTGCTGGGCATCTTGCAGCAGGCCGACGAGCACCACCTTATTCCCTACGTCTCGGAAATTCGCTCCGACAACCAGGTGCTGGGATACCTGCGCATCACCCTGTCGGAAGATCAGGTGGTGCACAACGCCCGCACTTACCGCCACCAGGTAGCCAAGAGCCTCAAGGTGATGCTGCTGATGGCCATCTTCATGGGCCTGTTGCTGGCCTTTGTGGTGCGGCGATAA
- the deoA gene encoding thymidine phosphorylase — MMLAQEIIRKKRDGLPLSSQELSFFVNGIRDNKVSEGQIAALAMAIYFNDMSLDERVALTSAMRDSGTVLRWDDLHLPGPVLDKHSTGGVGDLVSLVLGPLVAACGGYVPMISGRGLGHTGGTLDKLEAVPGYNVTPSDAHFRQLVRDNGIAIIGQTGSLAPADKRFYATRDISATVESIALITASILSKKLACGLDALVMDVKVGSGAFMPSYEDSKALAQSIVDVANGAGTRTHALLTDMNQVLASSAGNAVEIAETVRYLKGEGANARLNEVVMALGSEMLMLGKLAKDDTEARAKLSQALASGAAAERFAKMVSALGGPADFLEKSARYLPKAPLSRAVYAKGEGVVSAMDTRALGLAVVALGGGRRQASDAIDHSVGLTELIGLGQSTEQPLAVVHGRSEAALDAAEAAVQSAVTLGQYQATPVVYEVVR, encoded by the coding sequence CTGATGCTGGCGCAGGAAATCATCCGCAAAAAGCGCGATGGCCTGCCTTTGTCCAGCCAGGAACTGAGCTTCTTTGTGAACGGCATTCGTGACAACAAGGTCAGCGAGGGGCAGATCGCCGCGCTGGCCATGGCCATCTATTTCAACGATATGAGCCTGGACGAACGGGTGGCGCTGACCAGCGCCATGCGCGATTCGGGCACGGTGCTGCGCTGGGACGACCTTCATCTCCCCGGCCCGGTGCTGGATAAACATTCCACCGGCGGCGTGGGGGATTTGGTGTCTTTGGTGCTGGGGCCACTGGTGGCGGCCTGCGGCGGCTATGTGCCGATGATCTCCGGTCGGGGCCTTGGCCACACCGGTGGCACCCTCGACAAGCTCGAGGCCGTCCCCGGCTATAACGTTACCCCGAGCGACGCCCACTTTCGGCAATTGGTCAGGGATAACGGCATCGCCATTATCGGCCAAACCGGCAGCCTGGCCCCGGCCGACAAGCGCTTTTACGCCACCCGCGATATCAGCGCCACGGTGGAGTCTATCGCCCTTATCACCGCTTCCATCCTCTCCAAGAAACTGGCCTGTGGGCTGGACGCCCTGGTGATGGATGTCAAAGTCGGCTCTGGCGCCTTTATGCCGAGCTATGAAGACTCCAAAGCCCTGGCCCAATCCATTGTCGATGTAGCCAATGGCGCCGGTACCCGCACCCATGCGCTTTTAACCGACATGAACCAGGTGCTGGCCTCCAGCGCCGGTAACGCCGTGGAAATCGCCGAGACGGTGCGCTACCTCAAAGGCGAGGGCGCCAATGCGCGCCTTAACGAGGTGGTGATGGCCCTTGGCAGCGAGATGCTGATGCTCGGCAAGCTCGCCAAAGACGATACCGAGGCCAGAGCCAAGCTGAGCCAAGCCCTTGCCAGCGGCGCCGCCGCCGAGCGTTTTGCCAAAATGGTAAGTGCCCTTGGCGGCCCGGCCGATTTTCTTGAAAAAAGCGCCCGCTACCTGCCCAAGGCGCCCCTGAGCCGGGCCGTATACGCCAAGGGCGAAGGCGTGGTGAGCGCCATGGATACCCGAGCCCTTGGCCTGGCGGTGGTGGCTTTGGGCGGCGGGCGGCGCCAGGCGAGCGATGCCATCGACCACAGCGTGGGCCTGACCGAGCTTATCGGGCTGGGCCAAAGTACCGAGCAGCCCCTGGCGGTGGTTCATGGCCGCAGCGAAGCGGCCCTCGACGCGGCCGAAGCGGCGGTGCAAAGCGCCGTTACCCTGGGCCAGTATCAAGCCACGCCGGTGGTGTACGAGGTGGTGCGATGA
- the deoD gene encoding purine-nucleoside phosphorylase, giving the protein MATPHINANPGDFADVVLMPGDPLRAKYIAETFLEDAVEVNNVRNMLGYTGTYKGRRISVMGHGMGIPSVSIYAKELITEFGVKKLIRVGSCGAISTDVKVRDVIIGLGASTDSKVNRMRFKGHDFAALADFDLVKNAVDAAANKGVAVRVGNIFSADLFYNPDFSMFDVMEKHGILGVEMEAAGLYGVAAEFGAKAVCIVTVSDHIRTGEETTAEERQNTFSEMIEIALDSVLLGDKA; this is encoded by the coding sequence ATGGCTACGCCGCACATTAATGCAAACCCGGGCGATTTCGCCGACGTAGTACTGATGCCGGGTGACCCCCTGCGCGCCAAGTACATCGCCGAAACCTTCTTGGAAGACGCGGTTGAAGTGAACAACGTCCGCAACATGCTGGGCTACACCGGTACCTACAAGGGCCGCCGTATCTCCGTGATGGGCCACGGCATGGGCATTCCCTCGGTGTCTATTTACGCCAAGGAATTGATCACCGAATTTGGCGTGAAAAAGCTGATCCGGGTCGGCTCCTGCGGCGCCATCAGCACCGACGTTAAAGTGCGCGACGTGATCATTGGGCTCGGTGCCAGCACCGATTCCAAGGTCAACCGCATGCGCTTTAAGGGCCACGATTTCGCCGCCCTGGCCGATTTTGACCTGGTGAAGAACGCCGTGGACGCCGCCGCCAACAAAGGCGTGGCGGTGCGAGTGGGCAACATCTTCTCTGCTGATCTCTTCTACAACCCCGATTTTTCCATGTTCGATGTCATGGAAAAGCACGGCATCCTGGGCGTAGAAATGGAAGCGGCTGGCCTTTATGGCGTGGCGGCGGAGTTTGGCGCCAAGGCGGTGTGTATCGTCACCGTGTCTGACCATATCCGCACCGGTGAAGAGACCACCGCCGAGGAGCGTCAGAACACCTTTAGCGAGATGATTGAGATTGCACTGGACTCAGTGCTGCTGGGCGACAAGGCCTAA
- a CDS encoding outer membrane protein OmpK yields the protein MKLTRQLLAVMLASGTFGAQATEGVGDLHSADHKWLSFNLMHSEDNRLPFQNHKDTYLEIEFGGRSGILDLYGYVDLFDILDDGSDDRSGGDNLYAKIVPRFSLNAISGRDLSFGPVKELYLATEFNIGDSSGDNGGLWSQYLGLGSDIEVPWFGKMGLNLYARYVRENYGNANEKKWDGYKVSTNWFKPVHRFASGDFIAYQGYLDYQFGASKIGRVPGYSPNSTEWFNGIYYHSAHYAVGYGLKYYNNMAFFKDNAEATGVRQDTSGFGHYLSLNYLF from the coding sequence ATGAAACTGACCAGACAGCTGCTTGCTGTGATGTTGGCCAGTGGCACCTTTGGTGCCCAAGCAACCGAAGGCGTCGGCGACCTTCACAGCGCCGACCACAAGTGGTTGAGCTTCAACCTGATGCACAGTGAAGACAACCGCCTTCCTTTTCAAAACCACAAAGACACCTACCTGGAGATAGAATTCGGCGGCCGCTCCGGCATCCTCGATCTCTACGGCTATGTGGATCTGTTCGATATCCTCGACGACGGCAGCGACGACAGAAGCGGCGGTGACAACCTCTACGCCAAGATAGTGCCGCGCTTTTCCCTCAACGCCATCAGCGGCCGGGATTTGTCCTTCGGCCCGGTAAAAGAGCTGTACCTTGCCACCGAATTTAATATCGGTGACAGCAGCGGCGATAACGGCGGGCTGTGGAGTCAGTATCTGGGCCTTGGCAGCGATATCGAGGTGCCCTGGTTCGGGAAGATGGGCCTTAACCTCTACGCCCGCTATGTGCGGGAAAACTACGGCAACGCCAACGAGAAAAAGTGGGACGGCTACAAGGTCTCTACCAACTGGTTCAAACCGGTGCACCGCTTTGCCAGCGGCGACTTCATCGCCTACCAGGGGTATCTCGATTACCAGTTCGGCGCCAGCAAGATTGGCCGCGTCCCCGGTTACAGCCCCAACAGTACCGAGTGGTTTAACGGCATCTACTACCACAGTGCTCATTACGCCGTGGGCTATGGCCTGAAGTACTACAACAACATGGCGTTCTTCAAAGACAACGCCGAGGCAACCGGCGTACGCCAGGACACCTCCGGTTTTGGCCATTACCTGAGCCTTAACTACCTGTTCTAA
- a CDS encoding PilZ domain-containing protein, translating into MFEIRSEFKDVSNHPIISQLRALVGEPEFEALFNQLTEGEDTNTRFLLRMELRRVAAPCQRVIDLRPKGIKRCQLVEHKGQTHYMDEGARRIFEAGLKEFAGRYTMAIYEDIDRYALSARQLSQDAEEEDDTHWLELVPFGNSLSRDSERMHFATPVLISQGGNTELRGSTTDISAGGVQVNLAQNAYINPEADVELTFPKLTDANNRPWPALTYQFISQQDNKVKLKLKDPDSFVRSLIDALIDQHQRRYKLDIRHVQESTLARGFEQMLLNHSSALPVFLDGSFKARYCLTTQHNRHLQHQLFKDEQSLLPQLLSPRCMAPLLARPEHQRETYLLRFEHRQQGKVFHFAAEVDHLREQGLLEGFLRFAVTKPGWQVLKLNLFHTEVNTEVQEQKPGSELMLTDTPLPAPPQELSQLKVLALLRDVTQQWLTEACLQKPDPGQDPNQLAPFCIQWQPGVQCIAMRFNDMRIEPRYRYKTPVQLYVDGKNIDAEMSDFSTQGLCLTFPQPIDGLPNDMDLALPKLQKLSSRFDLMKLPYRLVHFDAKHQRAHLMVQNTGQAHPAKRFFKQLIAANEGRLQMLEEDEATFAIARVLRQSLVASALPCCIFVQKENGRVLPHWLGLPQSPLPLPAMLAQLSQLSEGQLALESLMSLQHFRQLLEDWRQQQLAGQSLLVALDNAGMPVMSRLQRLLPGIETRRFVDQAKEKGSAMVLLLELARTPKPDMHYIQDELNYIGRQALHRAKRLEADLWSTVAMIELTDITALSELMAGH; encoded by the coding sequence GTGTTCGAAATCCGTTCTGAATTCAAGGATGTATCCAATCATCCCATTATCAGCCAACTCCGCGCCCTGGTGGGCGAGCCGGAGTTCGAGGCCCTGTTTAATCAATTAACCGAAGGCGAAGACACCAATACCCGCTTTTTGTTGCGCATGGAACTGCGCCGGGTGGCGGCGCCCTGCCAACGGGTGATTGACCTGCGCCCCAAGGGTATCAAACGCTGCCAGTTGGTTGAGCATAAAGGCCAGACCCACTACATGGACGAAGGCGCCAGGCGCATCTTCGAGGCCGGCCTCAAGGAATTTGCCGGCCGTTATACCATGGCCATTTACGAGGACATAGACCGCTATGCTCTCTCGGCCAGGCAGCTTAGCCAAGACGCCGAGGAAGAAGACGACACCCACTGGCTGGAACTGGTGCCCTTTGGCAATAGCCTAAGCCGCGACAGCGAGCGCATGCATTTTGCCACGCCGGTGCTGATAAGCCAGGGCGGCAACACCGAACTGCGCGGCTCCACCACCGACATTTCCGCCGGTGGTGTGCAGGTGAACCTGGCACAGAACGCCTACATCAACCCTGAAGCCGATGTGGAGCTGACCTTCCCCAAGCTCACCGATGCCAACAACCGCCCCTGGCCGGCCCTGACCTACCAGTTTATTTCCCAGCAAGACAACAAGGTCAAACTCAAGCTAAAAGACCCCGACAGCTTTGTCAGAAGCCTGATTGACGCCCTTATCGACCAACACCAGCGCCGCTACAAGCTCGATATCCGCCACGTGCAGGAAAGCACCTTGGCAAGGGGCTTTGAGCAGATGCTGCTGAATCACTCTTCGGCCTTGCCAGTGTTTTTAGACGGCAGCTTCAAGGCTCGCTATTGCCTGACCACCCAACATAACCGCCACCTGCAGCACCAACTTTTTAAAGACGAGCAAAGCCTGCTGCCACAGCTATTGTCGCCCCGGTGCATGGCGCCGCTGCTGGCCCGCCCAGAGCATCAGCGTGAGACCTATCTGCTGCGCTTTGAGCACCGCCAGCAAGGCAAGGTTTTTCATTTTGCCGCCGAGGTAGACCACCTTCGCGAACAGGGCCTGCTTGAAGGTTTCCTGCGCTTTGCCGTTACCAAGCCGGGCTGGCAGGTGCTAAAACTCAACCTGTTCCACACCGAGGTCAACACCGAGGTCCAGGAGCAAAAGCCGGGCAGCGAGCTGATGCTCACTGACACCCCTCTGCCCGCCCCACCCCAAGAGCTAAGCCAGCTCAAGGTGCTGGCGCTACTGCGCGACGTCACCCAGCAGTGGTTGACCGAGGCCTGCCTGCAAAAGCCAGACCCAGGCCAGGATCCGAACCAGCTGGCGCCGTTTTGCATCCAGTGGCAACCCGGGGTGCAGTGCATCGCCATGCGCTTTAACGACATGCGCATCGAGCCGCGCTATCGCTACAAAACCCCGGTGCAGCTCTATGTGGACGGCAAGAATATCGACGCCGAAATGAGCGACTTTTCCACCCAGGGCCTGTGCCTGACCTTCCCCCAGCCTATCGACGGCCTGCCTAACGACATGGACTTAGCCCTGCCCAAGCTGCAAAAGCTCTCCAGCCGCTTTGATCTGATGAAACTGCCCTACCGGCTGGTGCACTTTGACGCCAAGCACCAGCGGGCCCACCTGATGGTGCAAAATACTGGCCAGGCCCACCCGGCCAAACGTTTTTTCAAGCAATTGATCGCCGCCAACGAAGGGCGCCTGCAAATGCTCGAAGAAGACGAAGCCACCTTCGCCATCGCCCGGGTTCTGCGCCAAAGCCTGGTGGCCTCGGCCCTGCCCTGCTGCATCTTCGTGCAAAAGGAAAACGGCCGGGTACTGCCCCACTGGTTGGGCCTGCCGCAAAGCCCCTTACCGCTACCGGCGATGCTGGCCCAGCTCAGTCAGCTAAGTGAAGGCCAACTGGCGCTGGAAAGCCTGATGAGCCTGCAGCATTTTCGCCAGTTGCTGGAAGATTGGCGCCAGCAGCAGCTGGCCGGCCAGTCGTTGCTGGTGGCCTTGGATAACGCGGGAATGCCGGTGATGAGCCGGCTGCAGCGGTTGCTGCCGGGCATTGAAACCCGGCGCTTTGTGGACCAGGCCAAGGAAAAAGGCAGCGCCATGGTGCTGCTGCTGGAGCTGGCCCGCACCCCCAAACCGGACATGCACTACATCCAGGACGAGCTCAATTACATCGGCCGCCAGGCCCTGCACCGGGCCAAGCGCCTGGAGGCGGATCTTTGGAGCACGGTGGCGATGATAGAGCTGACCGACATTACCGCCCTTAGCGAGCTGATGGCTGGCCACTGA